A genomic region of Conger conger chromosome 6, fConCon1.1, whole genome shotgun sequence contains the following coding sequences:
- the ing2 gene encoding inhibitor of growth protein 2 gives MLGHYPNVEKTQLVSYVEDYLECVESLPLDIQRNVSLLREIDTKYQEVLKEVDDVYEKYKKEADGGQRKRLQNQLQRALIGSQELGDEKIHVVTQMMELVENRSRQMDSHTLGLQEPVEAERSTVVEKVRQEPVPAERSSARRPRRQRNSESRDSCGPANGVEEAVEEPPPREKKSKSAKKKKRSKAKPEREASPAEFTIDPNEPTYCLCDQVSYGEMIGCDNEQCPIEWFHFSCVGLTYKPKGKWYCPKCRGDSEKTMDKSIEKTKKDRRSR, from the exons ATGTTGGGACATTATCCAAACGTGGAGAAGACCCAACTGGTTAGCTATGTGGAAGATTATCTTGAATGTGTGGAGTCTTTGCCTTTGGACATACAGAGGAATGTTTCACTGCTACGGGAGATCGATACAAAGTATCAAG AGGTTCTGAAGGAGGTGGATGACGTGTATGAGAAGTATAAGAAAGAGGCGGATGGGGGTCAGAGGAAGCGGCTGCAGAACCAGCTCCAGCGGGCCCTCATCGGCAGCCAGGAACTGGGGGACGAGAAGATCCACGTGGTGACGCAGATGATGGAGCTGGTGGAGAACCGCTCGCGGCAGATGGACTCGCACACGCTGGGCCTTCAGGAGCCCGTGGAGGCCGAGAGGAGCACTGTCGTGGAGAAGGTTCGGCAGGAGCCGGTTCCCGCCGAGCGCTCCTCGGCCCGCCGGCCGCGCCGCCAGCGCAACAGCGAGAGCCGCGACTCCTGTGGGCCGGCCAACGGCGTGGAGGAGGCCGTGGAGGAGCCGCCCCCCCGGGAGAAGAAGTCCAAGTCCGCCAAGAAGAAAAAGCGCTCCAAGGCCAAGCCGGAGCGCGAGGCGTCCCCTGCAGAGTTCACCATCGACCCCAACGAGCCCACGTACTGCCTCTGTGATCAGGTGTCCTACGGGGAGATGATCGGCTGTGACAACGAACAGTGCCCCATTGAGTGGTTCCACTTCTCCTGTGTCGGACTGACATACAAGCCCAAGGGGAAGTGGTACTGTCCCAAGTGCAGGGGAGACAGTGAAAAGACAATGGACAAAAGcattgagaaaacaaaaaaggacaGGAGGTCGAGGTAG